A genomic segment from Thermoanaerobacterium sp. PSU-2 encodes:
- a CDS encoding PFL family protein — protein MGFAFEEIEETIRMVQSEKLDIRTITMGISLRDCSGNNADTIAKKIYDKITRKAENLVKVAEELESEFGIPIVNKRISVTPIAIVADNIEKDEFIKIASSLDKAAKNVGVNFIGGYSALVHKGFTDGDLNLINSIPQVLSETERVCSSVNVATTKAGINMDAVALMGKIIKDTAYRTKENDGIGAAKLVVFCNAPEDNPFMAGAFHGVGEGECVINVGVSGPGVVLAALSKLPKTADFGQISETIKKTSFKITRAGELIGRLAAQRLNTSFGILDLSLAPTPEIGDSIANILESMGLSKCGSHGTTAALALLNDAVKKGGVMASSYVGGLSGAFIPVSEDAGMIEAVEAGALSIEKLEAMTCVCSVGLDMIAIPGDTPYETISAIIADEMAIGMINKKTTAVRIIPAPGKKEGDYVEFGGLLGHAPVMKVNSFSPKDFIERGGRIPAPLHSLNN, from the coding sequence ATGGGCTTTGCTTTTGAAGAAATAGAAGAAACTATAAGGATGGTTCAATCGGAAAAGCTTGATATAAGGACAATAACTATGGGCATAAGTTTAAGAGATTGCTCAGGAAACAATGCAGACACAATCGCTAAAAAGATCTACGATAAAATCACAAGAAAAGCCGAAAATCTCGTAAAGGTAGCCGAAGAATTAGAATCTGAATTCGGCATCCCTATTGTCAACAAGCGTATATCTGTGACGCCTATCGCTATCGTTGCAGACAATATTGAAAAAGATGAGTTTATTAAAATAGCTTCGTCACTTGATAAAGCCGCAAAAAATGTAGGCGTAAACTTTATAGGCGGATATTCTGCTTTAGTACATAAAGGATTTACAGATGGCGACCTAAACCTTATAAATTCAATCCCACAGGTTCTTAGTGAAACAGAAAGAGTTTGTTCATCTGTAAATGTAGCAACGACTAAAGCAGGCATAAACATGGACGCGGTAGCTTTGATGGGAAAAATCATAAAAGATACGGCATATCGGACAAAAGAAAACGACGGCATAGGTGCTGCAAAGCTTGTAGTATTTTGCAACGCGCCAGAAGACAACCCATTCATGGCAGGCGCTTTTCACGGCGTCGGTGAAGGTGAATGCGTCATAAACGTAGGTGTAAGTGGACCAGGTGTTGTATTAGCAGCTCTTTCAAAACTTCCAAAAACCGCCGATTTCGGTCAAATATCTGAGACAATAAAAAAGACGTCATTTAAGATCACTCGTGCTGGTGAACTCATAGGGCGTCTTGCAGCACAAAGGTTAAATACATCATTTGGAATTCTCGATCTATCTTTGGCTCCAACGCCAGAAATAGGCGATAGTATAGCAAACATACTTGAGTCAATGGGACTTTCAAAATGCGGTTCACATGGTACAACAGCTGCACTGGCACTTTTAAATGACGCTGTAAAAAAAGGCGGCGTCATGGCATCATCGTACGTTGGCGGATTAAGCGGTGCATTCATACCTGTAAGTGAAGATGCTGGAATGATAGAAGCTGTTGAGGCAGGTGCTTTATCAATAGAAAAACTTGAAGCCATGACGTGCGTATGCTCAGTTGGGCTTGACATGATCGCGATTCCAGGTGACACACCTTACGAGACCATATCAGCCATAATAGCCGACGAAATGGCAATAGGCATGATAAACAAGAAGACGACTGCTGTAAGAATCATTCCAGCTCCCGGCAAAAAAGAAGGCGACTACGTAGAATTTGGCGGTCTTTTAGGCCATGCACCTGTTATGAAAGTAAACAGCTTCTCGCCAAAAGATTTCATAGAAAGAGGCGGCAGAATCCCTGCACCGCTTCACAGCTTAAACAATTAA